The segment cttggcatgtggatccatcttgggtcttttcTGATGTGCTTTAGCATGTGGCCGATGTTCCtgctgaaccacatcacttggttgttatttttcagaaagatttatctaaatcttagggccgacctaagtacacgtttcattttcttgctttggtgaatgtaatcttatgaggccgaccgaatgtgttccagtgggtataaatatgatgtcatGTAATTATTTAtaagggcagaggaagtagaactcagaataaggattgtgattcgcatgttgtgatccgattgattcttagagtcccggttggattgtatctggcttgaagcctgtttgtaactggttaactactagatgttctttgatgataatatgaagatCGTTGGATGATTGTCGAAAGTTCTAAGGCtataatatgatatgtttatgtgaatttgttatgttatcttgcttctttcattgtgtctctcttgttgcataagccggttgactcttttgagggtttttactagttatggctgcattacatctatatcttcgagttccaGATGTTTTTCTTGTGTTTGTCATCTGATTCGGATTTGAGTAGTGTTATTGAGGGCTTTCATgtagattcatgtcttcttgatcctgatcatcttttgtttcagaggaTATTTTTACTACAACATCATAGCAGTCATTCTACGACAAAGTTTGCAGCTTCTTCATACTTCACTAATTCTTCAAGCTTGCTTTgcgttcctatcttttggaacattcttgtttggaggcttcttagtccttcacttgagctttcatctctccttggagaggATTTTTGGTCCCAgagggttttctctttttctccattttacagagatttcattgtacttgggtacctcatcagacctTGTTTTTGGGACCCATTTTTAGCTTTctagcatctagtccttagtttttttagcttctccctaacttcatcttaagggggggtgttagagtaaaaggtattagtttacttaattaattaaatcatattgatttaataattaagtcaccttttctctatttcactaagctaaatttaggaagctaaacttaggaatattaataattaattaattattaattgtttttagggtttatgtttttaggttttgatccccttttataaggattgatccctttgtaatccttaaccaatctgattatcattattgcatattcttgctctaagttttcaaagcaatctttgtgttttgtgaatcttccattgttgtgacaggttatttacATATTTACATACATGTGTTCATTGGGTTCTatgaggttgtattctacaactttaACAATAATTaatgttgtttaattttatttttttaaacagtCTTATTGATAGATAAGTAGGAAGTTACAAAAACTATCTCTTGTGAGAATGAATGGTTCATTTAGCACTCAACAGTCTTACtcaaaatcattaaaatatttaaCAACTTTGTTCGACAAGGAATGGATAGCTAAAAAAAAGATTACTTGATCAAAATTTATAGCAAAAGAACtataatcaaaaaataaattaaagattgTGAGAAACAAAGATTATGGTTTGTTAGTTATGACACAATTCAATTTTCAAATCCCTAAACTATCTATCTAATGAACATCAAATTATTTTTATATTGTTATTAGATTTTGGAGTCccaatcaaaatcaaattcattgaCTCATATTTCATAGGTAGTAATTTACAAaaaccatctctcatgagaatgaatggttcaTTTAGCACTCAATGGTCTTCCTCAAAATCGTCAAAATCTTTAGCAACTTTGTTCGACTAGGAATGGATAACTAAAGCAGAAGATTACTTGATCAAAATTTATAACAAAAGAACCATAATCAGCAAAGAAATCAGAGACAGTGAGAAACAAAGATTATGTTTTGTTAGTTTTGACACAATAGAATTTTCAAATCCCTAAACTAGTTGCATCTTTGTAAAGGACAAAATCAACGCATCTCTAAGTTTTGTGTCATCAATGCTGACATTTTTTAAAGAAACAATAAAATAGTTGATGATGCAATATCAGTACCTTGAAATCATTCTTTACATAAAAATTTAACAACAAATTTATCATAATTAATGTTgattaattttgtttttttgaacAGTCTTATTGATAGATAGGTATTTATATTGTTATTAGGTTTGGAAGTCAGAGTCAAAGTCAAATTTATTGGCTCATATTTCAATAGTTTATACAAAAACTGTCTTTCAAGAGAATGAATGGTTCATTTAGCACGCAACAGTCTTACTCAAAATCATTCAAATATTAAACAACTCTGTTTGACAAGGAATGGATAGCTAAAATAAAAGACTACTTGCAGAAGAACTATAATCAGAAAGGAAATTAGAGATGGTGAGAAACAAAGATTATGATTTATTAGTTATGACACGATTCAATTTTCAAATCCCTAAACTATTTATCTAATGAACatcaaattattttttatattgttgTGAGATTTTGGAGTCCCAATCACAGTCAAATTCATTGATTCATATTTCATAAGTAGTAATTTACAAAAACCATCTCTCGTGAGAATGAATGGTTCATTTAGAACTCAATGGTCTTACTCAAAATCATTAAAATCTTTAACAGCTTTTTTCGACTATGAATGGATAACAAAAGGAGAAAATTACTTGATCAAAATTTATAACAAAAGAACCATAATCAGCAAAGAAATCAGAGACTGTGAGAAACAGAGATTATGTTTTGTTAGTTTTGTCACAATACAATTTACAAATCCCTAAACTAGTTGCATCTTTGTGAAGCACCAAATCAATGCATCTCCAAGTTttctatcatcaatcctaacattttTTATAGAAATAATGAAACTGTTTATGGTGTAATATCAGTACCTTGAAATTATTCTTTACATAAAAATTTAAcaacaatttttttctttaaacaATGTCTTATTGATAGATAAGTTTTTATATTGTTATTAGGTTTGAAAGTCAGAATCAAACTCAAATTTCAATGTCTTATTGATAGATAAGTTTTTATATTGTTATTAGGTTTGAAAGTCAGAATCAAACTCAAATTTATTGGCTCATATTTCATGAGTAGTAGTTTACAAAAACTGCCTTTCAtgaaaatgaatggttaatttagcACACAACAGTCTTACTCATAATCATTAAAATCTTTAACAACTTTGTTCAATAAGGAATGGATAGCTAAAACAGAAAAAAGTTAATTGGTCAAATTTTTATAGCGGAAAAACCATACTCAGCTAAAAAATTTGAAACAGCGAAAAACAGAACTTATGATTTGTTGGTTTTGACACAGTTCAATTTTCAAATCCCTAGACTACCTGAACTCGTGAACATCATTAAAACTTCGATTTTTTTTTCATTAAAGAAACCACAGCTAAATATGCCATATAATTAACCTCACAATAGTGGCTGCCATGATCTCTGCTTAAATACTAAAAATACAGCAGGTCTGTATTCAGCATTaaaaatgaaaagggaaaagttGTAGTTCTTACTATGTATAAGCTGACCAACATTTAGGTTTCCTTGAATAGAACCTCAGACTGCATCCTCTGCACTGCTCATAAAAGCAGTGGTAGAAATTCTGTAAAACTTGTATCATCTATAATGCTCTCTAAGTTGTCAAACATTTCATTATCATACGCCTtgtcttcaacttgtatttcaagaCAAACAACTTTTTCATTGATGTTGTGGGTGTTGCAGGAGACTTTTGTGGGTTGTGGCCTGTGGAGAATGGAAGAATACTTCTCTTCATTTTCATATCTGGGTACCTTGGATTGAGGGCTCCCATCACAATTCCAGTTCAGTTctgctgaagaagaagaagaagattgtgaAGATGGAGATGGTGGCCTCTTTCTTCCAGTGAGAGATTGCACAACAGCACGGAATTCTGACTGGCTTGTCTTAACCATGATTGGGTTTCCAACGTGAGTTACTCTCACTCTCTCAGCTGAATCGAACCTCTTAGAGGCCTTCTCTGCCATCATCTATTTTCTCACTTGCATGCAAAATACTCCCTCAAATCTAAAATTCAGAATAAGCTCTTCCCAATAGAATGACCTGAATGATTGAAGGGATTGAGGAATCATGAACAAGATGATTTGTTGGGCACATATCTGAATCAGATTATTTATCGATTGCTTTACTAGTTTATCGAGAGATTAAAAGATCTACTATGCTTTTTTGAGGTTGATGTCAAGGATGTGACTCATTCGATGAGATCTGTAAAGTGTCTTGGTTATAAATGAATAATACATGATAGTTTTATCTCTTTAAAGTTTGGCCCTAGTGAAGGGAATATTCCACCCTTCCCTACACAAACAGAGTCAAGTGCATGCTGGAGGTACAGTGCATCTGATGGAATTATTGGATGACCACTAGTTTTCGCAACGAATAATTgctttttgttttatatattattgGATTTTATTCAATTGATATGGGTGATGGTATGTTTCTTGATTACACCTTCCACCAAGGTTCAAATTTTGGGAGGTATAAGGGATGAGGAGGGGATCATCTCCGAACAATTTTGGTGTAATAGCAACCCTTCAGCCTTTCATAGAAGTAACAGTATGAGCTCATGCTTCAATATCAAGTAGTAAAATGAACTCATAAATGACATAAAATCCTCCatcaaacaaaataaataatatggGCTTTCCTCCCTTATTGCTTCcattagttgaaaaatatttttcatggGATTAAGGTAAATGAATGAAAGTTAAATTGATTTTAGTAATATTTATGACATCAAGTAATTCATAAGATTAAGTTTCAAGAACATAAGAATAGCATATTGACAAATTATAAATATTGATAATGCAACAATTTTAACAAAGTTTTCGTTAATAATTGTCTTAAATTATAGATATTTTTGTTGATAGATAGAAAAGGTCTTCTTTAAGTAGGTAAAACTATTTTTCTCATGTTGTTTTATTGATCACGTTAGTATTTAGATAAGGTAAGATTTTTACTTCTTCCCTTCAATGTAATGGATTTCCCCTTAGATATGTAAAGGTGGAAAGTAGGTGCCTTGCTCTTTTACAATTTCTTTTATATCAGATTTTGTGGTTGTTTTAAGTATTTGTGTTAGCACATGATTTTGATTCATTTGACTACATTTCTTTTAAGTATTTGTGTTAGCACATGATTTTGATTCATTTGACTACATTTCTTTTGAGTCAATTTATCATAACGTTTTTTTAAGATATTTGAATTATACCgtaatttattttcatattttatatAATTCTTATGGTGATGTTATATGGTGAAAATGTTATTTGGATGTATTATTGATCATGCAATCTAATTTAACTTTGATTTAATGTTTATGATTTGTTTGTACTATAAAGATTATAAAGCATATAGTAGTTTAACTTTTAGGTGTCGCTTTCATTTAGTTGATTGATCATTGACTCCTTGTCCACAATGAATGTGTTGTTTAATAAGTCTCTCTTATAGAAGATGATGGAATTATAAGATTAGGTTCTAACTGCATTTATGTAGTTATAACATCATTGCAAAAGCATAAAAAAATATGAATTGTTGGTTGCAATTCTctttttttaatcatttatttaaaatcaactTGCAAAAGTAATCAAATAGTCATCAAAATagtaatatttaaaattaaaataaatgtaaCAAGTGGAAAATTTGACTATAACTAAAATAAAATTAAGTTCCTTTGGGAGTAAACTTTACTAATTATACTCAAATTAAATGTAATTAGTTAAAATGCTTAAAGAgatgaattattgaaaatattTACAAACTAGAAAAATAAATGGAATGTAATAACCATAGAAATGAAAAATAGAAATGACGAAGAATCTATAATTGAAACTTGAGCATCTTGATCAAGGATGTTGATCAAGATGTCAACCTGTAGCGTGGACATTCATGCATAGTGTTATCATCTCACATACAATCTGAACAGAAAATATCTAAAAGACGCATGAAGGATCTACTCTATGCTTTAGTTAACCTACAAAACCTAGAAATGGAAATGTATTAGCAAACACTATGTAAAGAAATAAGCTAGAAATAAATTAAGAATAagataaaatgaataaataaaagaaatgaatagtAACCAAGAACAAGAAAACCTTAGTGCACATTTAGGTATCTTCGAAATACTTGTACATAGAAAGAAGAGGAATAGTGTTTGGAGGTTGTTTAAGGATTCAATTAATCAAAttcttgttttggtgtttccattTTCACAATAATCAAGATAGATAGATAAAAAAAAGAATTGTGTTGTTATTTTAAGTGCATATCTAAATAAGAATAGTGAAATTAAAAATAAACTGAATTgataagggatgtgataaatctcCAAAATGTTCAGAGGCACAAAAAAAGATATTACCCATTAGAACCATGTGAGAATGTTTTGATAGTGTTGTAGTGAGTTGTATGGAACTCTATGTGAGCTTGAGAGTGCAAGAAAACCAAAAGATTCAAGAGAAGTTgtgtaaatgtaatttttattttagaaatgagAAGAGGGGAAATGAAGTGACTAACAAGCAATTAGGAATCATTTTGAGTCATTTTCATTGACCTAGGTAGCTAACAAGtggaaaaacattcaaaaacaacatTTCTTTTTTTTGCTTCGTAATGGGCCGAAGCCGAatcacttttgactggagctatgaactagtgagaccATATTTTTGAGGGGCTTCATCCTCAGATTTGTTCGGcaataacacccttatatctccttgtgttGTCTTATCTATCCTCTCATCCAAATTTGACCAGCCATAACTCCTTATCTCTCCACCCCCCCAGGTCAGCACAAACACCTTATCACTCCTGATGTAGCCATGGTTCGAAGGGTCCTCAAGGAGAAAAATCCAAATCATGCAGCAATAGTAACAGAACATAAGCACCAACACAAAATAGATAAAATGCTAGATCAGACATTCACAATATCATAGATTCATCTTAAATTAGTGAGCAAACATGCAGGCTTAATGGACTAGTTACAAAACACATTCCAGGTTACAATCCATCCAGACCTCCAAGAGGTGTCCTCATATGAACCAAGAATTAATATCATCATATCTTTCTACTATTTTCCAAAGAATCAAATACAACAATGTATATAGCATCTGGAACACATttgggtcagccacaaaagattacactCTCCAAggcatgaaaatgaaacatgtaaaataggtTGGACCCAAAGTGTGAAGACCTCCTCCACCAAGGACAAGAATGAAGTgcggaccaccaaggaaggtcggcCAAGGGCCTGGGAACATCATGTGTGGTGCCAATTAGATCTGCAGGTCAAGGAAGTGCTCCGCAAGAGAAAAATCCCCAACTAGCCAATAAGCTCAAACTGCACCGGGAACCAAGAAATAGACAATCCGGAAGCAATAACTTACCAGAAAATggtccaaatgaactaaaaatcaaAAGCAAGGAACAAGAACAAGTCTAGAAGCCAAAACTCTGATCCACAACAGAAAATAAATAACTATTAGAGAATGTCGGAAGAATCACAGAAGCTGCAAAACAGAACCAAACAGGAACAAAGttgaaaacaaatatttttggttgatgcaagattgctcatcaaccggggattctcctgcatcagacaccctaggtagacAAAAATGTTCCAttagaggaaactcatgaacatcgaaaaggattcgagatatagatcccatgctcattctTGATCCAAATGTCTTCCTGGTCTACAAGTTTATTTCTCCTTACCTCTTCCGATACCTTGACTAgattctcaaacttcttcttctcttctcctctctctcCTTGCCTCATACCTGCACACTGTGTCTTACCACCACTCTCCTTCTTCTGCAATGCTGATTTATTTCCTCCACAAGAATTCATCTTATTTGTCACCATAACTCTAACTTTACTGGCATCTAGTACCACCTTGCTATCAAATTCATCAACAAGGTCCTTCAAATCCATGTCGTCCTCTACATCCCACTCCTTAGCACAACAACTTTTCACTAAACTCAAATTTTTtacctctttctccttctctttcaAAGAAGCCGAAGTAAACttatgcccatccttctcaatagtgatcaagtttcttctacaatcataaatagctcctctatcaaactgccaaggtctacccagcaAAACATGACAAGCATTCATAGAGacaatatcacacaagacttcatctttataaggtccaatattaaaattcacacAACACTGCTCTTTCATCTCTACTGCATGATCATCTTTCAGCCAACTCATGCCGtataaggacaaggattctcaagcctcttcagaccaagcttctccaccatttcctcagataccaaattatcagtacttccactatccacaataaccttacaacacttacctccaGATTTGCATATAGTCCAAAAAATATTGTTCCTTTATGTAGGTTCAGTCTCCCTCGTGCTCTTCTCCATCAAGACTCTTCTATGCATAAGAGATTCTCCTTTCTCCAGTTCTACCACACTCTCATCTGTAGCTCCAATTTCCTGGTCTTTATATGCCATGAAATTCCTTGCCATTCCTTTCATACTAGTTCCCTGGGAACAAAGCCTCCTCAACTGTAGAAATATTTAGCATACGCATCTCATCGTGAATGTTAAATCCAAGTttatttatgtatctagccaccttctccctatcaATCTCTTGATGTACAGATCTGATCACcatcttgtagaattcctcagtatactctttcacattcatgtccctcttcttcaagttctacaatttcttgaacaattccaactcatagtctcctcgaatgaatttagccttcaatcttaCAACTATCTACCCCCAACTGGTGATTTTtatctcaccattctccactctatccctTTGCAACTCTCTCCATCATAAagaaacatgccctttcaacttagtttatgcTAACCTAACC is part of the Cryptomeria japonica chromosome 10, Sugi_1.0, whole genome shotgun sequence genome and harbors:
- the LOC131036206 gene encoding uncharacterized protein LOC131036206, coding for MMAEKASKRFDSAERVRVTHVGNPIMVKTSQSEFRAVVQSLTGRKRPPSPSSQSSSSSSAELNWNCDGSPQSKVPRYENEEKYSSILHRPQPTKVSCNTHNINEKVVCLEIQVEDKAYDNEMFDNLESIIDDTSFTEFLPLLL